In uncultured Bacteroides sp., the following proteins share a genomic window:
- a CDS encoding RagB/SusD family nutrient uptake outer membrane protein, giving the protein MKRINIKAYIGTALLTLSLLGCSDILDEQPRSIFTPEYFKTEKGVMGGLTSMYAHLRNIYGQGYYYNSCLTGTDEVTYAQSADANFKDMDLSGVGSITATSSRSDALWGTAFININNASGIIENATAAGTISNALVAEARFFRAFDYFLLVQTFGGVSLDLGAGELKFNASASRTSVRNTVPEVYTKAVFPDLLTAINDLPATGRVTGGVTKTVARLYLSKAYLTYGWWLENPNNIPTYPLCDRTDPDGHNAQWYYQQAYNVATAAIADPGNFGLLANYYDVNLGSNDRNKEILLYADHTESSELYNGGSITYGSGGAPDNFASWMMTWNYTNIRSAAKTDWSSVVSSVQRESTQPLGRPWTRMCPTINVIKNTFADKNNDSRYDGTFTTVYRGNWNRGGATNASLYNANNMPVVQGDAILTFLDDEPTTAIDYSNSTYKSNIGAGVLPGRADFVISPNGVSRIVYPGLWKLGPYRTDNGTGLGQPNAGSTRPFNIAKFSELYFIAAEAAVKGATTTAGQSARDLINVIRARAGQWRWNNNGNIAKAEDHSAAMIAATPATIDINYILAERSREYYGEGYRWFDLVRTQKWAEIAGTYQICGSNYGDHTPVTVTRTIPSNYYLRPIPQGQLDGMEMSDAEKVAYQNPGY; this is encoded by the coding sequence ATGAAACGAATAAATATAAAAGCATATATAGGAACAGCCCTGCTTACGCTGTCCTTGCTGGGATGTTCTGATATTCTGGATGAACAGCCACGCAGTATTTTTACCCCCGAGTATTTCAAAACAGAGAAAGGTGTTATGGGAGGTTTAACGTCTATGTATGCCCATCTGCGGAACATATATGGACAAGGATACTATTATAATTCTTGCCTCACAGGCACCGATGAAGTAACTTATGCCCAGAGTGCTGATGCAAACTTTAAGGATATGGACCTTTCCGGAGTGGGATCAATTACTGCCACCAGCAGCCGTTCCGATGCACTTTGGGGAACTGCATTTATTAATATAAACAATGCCAGTGGTATTATTGAAAATGCAACAGCAGCAGGAACTATTTCGAATGCACTGGTTGCTGAAGCTCGATTCTTCCGTGCGTTCGACTACTTTTTACTGGTGCAGACATTTGGTGGTGTATCTTTAGATCTGGGTGCCGGTGAATTGAAATTTAATGCTTCAGCTAGCCGTACTTCTGTGCGTAACACTGTGCCAGAGGTCTATACAAAAGCTGTATTCCCTGATCTTTTGACAGCAATTAATGATTTGCCGGCCACAGGACGTGTCACAGGTGGTGTAACTAAAACGGTTGCACGTCTTTATTTGTCAAAAGCTTACCTGACATATGGATGGTGGTTGGAAAACCCAAACAATATACCTACTTATCCTTTGTGTGACAGAACAGATCCTGATGGACATAATGCTCAATGGTATTATCAGCAGGCATACAACGTAGCAACTGCTGCCATTGCAGATCCTGGTAATTTTGGTTTATTGGCAAACTATTATGATGTTAACCTTGGATCAAACGATCGTAACAAGGAAATTCTGTTGTATGCAGATCACACAGAATCAAGCGAATTATATAATGGAGGTAGCATTACTTATGGCAGTGGCGGTGCTCCGGATAACTTTGCAAGTTGGATGATGACTTGGAACTATACAAACATCAGAAGTGCAGCTAAAACAGATTGGAGTTCGGTTGTAAGTTCTGTTCAGCGTGAATCAACACAACCATTGGGTCGTCCATGGACACGTATGTGCCCCACTATCAATGTAATTAAAAACACTTTTGCCGATAAGAATAATGATTCCAGATACGATGGTACCTTTACAACTGTTTATAGAGGAAACTGGAATAGAGGAGGTGCAACTAATGCATCTTTGTATAATGCAAACAATATGCCGGTTGTACAGGGTGATGCAATTCTAACATTCCTTGACGACGAACCTACAACAGCTATTGATTACTCTAATTCAACATATAAGAGTAATATTGGGGCAGGTGTATTACCTGGAAGAGCTGATTTTGTGATATCACCAAATGGAGTAAGCAGAATAGTATATCCTGGACTTTGGAAGCTTGGACCTTATCGTACCGACAATGGAACTGGATTGGGACAACCGAATGCCGGAAGTACTCGTCCTTTCAATATTGCTAAATTCTCTGAACTCTATTTTATTGCTGCTGAAGCAGCTGTGAAAGGTGCAACTACTACTGCTGGTCAAAGTGCCAGAGATTTGATTAATGTTATTCGTGCACGTGCTGGTCAGTGGCGTTGGAATAACAATGGAAATATCGCAAAAGCGGAAGACCATAGTGCTGCTATGATTGCTGCTACACCGGCAACTATAGACATAAACTATATTTTGGCTGAACGTTCACGTGAATATTATGGAGAAGGTTATCGTTGGTTCGATTTGGTACGTACACAAAAATGGGCAGAAATTGCTGGTACATACCAGATTTGTGGAAGCAATTATGGAGATCATACGCCGGTAACAGTAACACGTACAATTCCAAGTAATTACTATCTGCGTCCAATTCCACAAGGCCAACTCGATGGCATGGAAATGAGCGATGCAGAAAAAGTAGCTTATCAGAATCCAGGCTATTAA
- a CDS encoding TonB-dependent receptor, whose protein sequence is MRNTNLTKPLGLLFLFCFIPFWVFSQNITVKGLVKDANGEPLLGVNVREVGANNGTVTDLDGNFTIKVKNTAKLLFSFVGYINQTVPVDGRTKMTVILKEDSKTLEEVVVVGYGTQRKESVTGSVASVKGDVMRDVPSSNISQALQGRVAGVDMEQTSSKPGASMQIRVRGTRSLNASNDPLIVLDGLPFAGSIGDISPSDIKSIDILKDASATAIYGSRGANGVILVTSNKGSKGAKAKVSYNSYYGLKEVFGKFPMMNGPEFVKLRAAAGKYTNGIDESDDINTDWQDMYYRTAQVTSHDLAISGGTEKSNYSFGAGYYKDEAVLPGQSYTRYSVRGSLDQEVGKYFRFGFTTNNNFSINDGGNLGIYGNISTSPISNPYNEDGTLKRTVKMPLDENWVLTRNSINNLGDQWIDQTKALGSYNTIYGEMKIPGVEGLKYRTNIGLNYRQSNSGNYTGQGVFAVNPTTVSTASVSNSLTTNWAIENLVTYDRTFAEKHQLNVVAMYSAEQTRYNSSQMSAKDIPSDAFQFYNLGRAQGEITVDPNNQGYQVSGLMSWMGRAMYSYDNRYMLSATFRSDASSRLAKGHQWHNYPAVSVGWNIKNESFMKDVKMIDALKLRVGYGETSNQSVDPYKTLGLLATRPYNFGTTTATGLYYAELPNPKLGWEFSKTWNYGLDFSLLGNRLTGTLEYYVQKTDNVLLSVSLPATAGVGSYMANIGKTQNKGFELSLNGVILDNLNGWTWEAGVNVYSNKNELVSLASGATRDESNWWFVGHSINCIYDYEKVGLWQEGDANLDKFVKGGNVGMIKVKYTGDYNADGTPTRQIGPADRQIIDVDPDFQGGFNTRVAYKNFDLSVVGAFKSGGTLISTLYGSSGYLNMLSGRRGNVKVDYWTPENTNAKYPKPGGIMDGDNPKFGSTLGYFNASYLKVRTITLGYNFNQRWMKNAGIDKLRLYGTIQNPFVLFSPYNKESGMDPETNSYGDENAAVTSYSKRLLTIGTNTPSTRNYLVGINLTF, encoded by the coding sequence ATGAGAAACACTAATTTAACGAAGCCTTTAGGGCTTTTATTTCTATTTTGTTTTATTCCGTTTTGGGTCTTTTCCCAAAACATAACAGTGAAAGGTCTTGTAAAAGACGCAAATGGTGAACCGCTTTTAGGCGTTAATGTCCGGGAGGTCGGGGCTAATAACGGAACTGTAACAGATCTTGATGGAAACTTTACTATTAAGGTAAAGAATACTGCGAAGCTTCTTTTCTCTTTTGTCGGTTACATTAATCAGACTGTTCCAGTTGATGGCCGTACAAAAATGACTGTAATCTTAAAAGAAGACAGCAAAACATTGGAAGAAGTTGTAGTTGTAGGATATGGTACTCAACGTAAGGAATCTGTAACAGGTTCTGTCGCTTCTGTAAAAGGAGATGTGATGCGAGATGTTCCATCTTCCAATATATCACAAGCTTTGCAAGGACGTGTAGCAGGTGTGGATATGGAGCAAACTTCATCTAAACCAGGTGCTTCAATGCAGATCCGTGTTCGTGGTACTCGTTCGCTGAATGCAAGTAACGACCCGTTGATTGTTCTTGACGGCCTTCCTTTTGCCGGGTCTATCGGCGACATCAGTCCTAGTGATATCAAAAGTATTGATATCCTGAAGGATGCATCGGCAACAGCCATTTATGGTTCGCGTGGTGCCAATGGTGTTATTTTGGTAACATCCAATAAAGGGAGTAAAGGAGCAAAAGCAAAGGTTAGCTATAATAGTTATTATGGTTTGAAAGAAGTCTTTGGCAAATTTCCTATGATGAATGGACCTGAATTTGTGAAACTTCGTGCTGCCGCTGGAAAGTACACAAACGGTATTGATGAATCGGATGATATTAATACTGATTGGCAAGATATGTATTATAGAACAGCTCAGGTAACAAGCCACGATTTAGCAATTTCAGGTGGAACAGAAAAGAGTAATTACAGTTTTGGTGCAGGTTACTATAAAGATGAAGCTGTGCTGCCAGGCCAGAGTTACACCCGCTATTCTGTACGTGGTTCTCTTGATCAGGAAGTTGGCAAATATTTCCGTTTCGGTTTCACTACAAATAATAACTTTTCTATTAATGATGGAGGTAACTTAGGAATTTACGGTAATATAAGTACTTCACCTATTTCTAACCCATATAACGAAGATGGTACATTGAAAAGAACCGTAAAGATGCCATTAGATGAAAACTGGGTATTAACAAGAAACAGTATAAATAACTTAGGTGATCAGTGGATAGATCAGACCAAGGCTCTTGGTTCCTATAACACCATATACGGTGAGATGAAAATTCCAGGTGTAGAGGGATTAAAATATCGCACCAATATTGGTTTGAACTACCGACAGAGCAACAGTGGTAACTACACAGGACAGGGAGTTTTCGCTGTTAATCCTACAACTGTTTCAACAGCTTCTGTTAGCAACTCACTTACCACCAACTGGGCTATTGAAAACCTAGTGACTTATGATCGTACTTTTGCTGAAAAACATCAATTGAATGTAGTAGCTATGTACTCTGCTGAGCAAACCCGTTATAACAGTTCACAAATGTCGGCAAAGGATATTCCGTCTGATGCTTTCCAGTTCTATAATTTAGGACGTGCACAAGGAGAAATTACGGTTGATCCCAATAATCAAGGTTATCAAGTGAGTGGTCTGATGTCATGGATGGGTCGTGCAATGTATTCTTATGACAACCGTTATATGCTTAGTGCAACATTCCGTTCTGATGCTTCTTCAAGGCTTGCTAAAGGACACCAATGGCATAACTATCCAGCTGTATCTGTAGGATGGAATATCAAAAACGAATCCTTTATGAAGGATGTTAAAATGATAGATGCATTGAAACTTCGTGTAGGTTATGGAGAAACTTCAAACCAATCTGTTGATCCATACAAAACACTTGGACTTTTAGCTACTCGTCCTTACAACTTTGGTACTACAACTGCTACAGGGTTATATTATGCTGAGTTACCTAATCCTAAATTAGGTTGGGAATTTTCTAAAACATGGAACTATGGATTGGATTTCTCTCTTCTGGGTAATCGCCTGACCGGTACATTGGAATACTATGTACAGAAAACCGATAATGTTCTGTTGAGCGTTTCTCTGCCTGCTACAGCGGGTGTGGGTAGTTACATGGCTAATATAGGAAAAACACAAAACAAAGGCTTTGAATTATCTCTTAATGGTGTAATTTTGGACAATCTCAATGGTTGGACTTGGGAAGCTGGTGTCAATGTGTATTCTAACAAAAACGAGCTGGTATCCCTGGCTTCTGGAGCAACTAGAGACGAAAGTAACTGGTGGTTTGTTGGTCATTCTATTAATTGTATCTATGATTATGAAAAAGTAGGATTATGGCAAGAGGGAGATGCTAATCTAGATAAATTTGTAAAGGGAGGAAATGTTGGTATGATTAAGGTAAAATACACCGGCGATTACAATGCTGATGGAACACCTACAAGACAAATTGGACCTGCTGATCGTCAAATTATAGATGTTGATCCTGATTTTCAGGGTGGTTTCAATACCCGCGTTGCTTATAAAAATTTTGATTTGAGTGTTGTTGGCGCTTTCAAAAGCGGTGGTACACTTATCAGTACCCTCTATGGATCATCAGGCTACCTCAATATGTTGTCCGGACGTAGAGGTAATGTTAAGGTCGATTATTGGACACCGGAGAATACCAATGCTAAGTATCCAAAACCTGGTGGCATAATGGATGGTGACAATCCAAAGTTTGGTAGTACACTGGGCTACTTTAATGCATCGTATCTGAAGGTACGTACAATTACACTTGGGTATAACTTTAATCAAAGGTGGATGAAAAATGCAGGTATCGACAAATTGCGTCTTTACGGTACTATACAAAACCCATTTGTTCTGTTCTCACCTTACAACAAGGAATCTGGCATGGATCCTGAAACCAACTCATATGGTGATGAAAATGCGGCAGTAACATCTTACAGTAAGCGTCTGCTTACTATAGGTACAAACACGCCTTCTACTCGTAATTACTTGGTTGGTATTAATTTGACATTTTAA
- a CDS encoding DUF5597 domain-containing protein — MLYTRIVFVALSLFLATLSAKSGNDTESPYLIKKNAATQLVVNGKPFLMLGGELGNSSASSLDDISRIFPKLEKMGLNTVLVPACWELIEKEEGKYDYSIIDGAIDQARKNNLKIIFLWFGSWKNSMPCYAPMWIKENQKKYPRAVTKSGKSLEMMSAFSESNLNIDKRVFSHFLNHLAEYDKKDQTVIMIQVENEIGMLEDAREYGKIADQRFNSDVPGKFIEYLRKNKKNIQPSLLKKWEANGFKSKGSWSEIFGEGLDTDELFMAYVYAEYVQQIAKAGKEKYNIPMYLNAALNSRGRKPGAYPSAGPLAHLLDVWRFVAPSIDILAPDIYDPGFANWCKQYHNNGNPLFIPEIRLEEANAARVFYAFGEHDAMGFSPFSIEDVADPENYPLTKSYSILHQLYPILAEKQGLGKTNGVLFDNESRERTIERNNYRFIFKHDNTLGWSPKAKDGSIWPEVGALIIELSPTEYIVAGTGVVLSFETLDNKKKAGIGYIDKIKIENGKIVPIRRLNGDQSHQGRHLRIPVGEWDIQYVKLYEY; from the coding sequence ATGTTATACACCCGTATTGTATTCGTTGCATTATCTCTATTCCTTGCAACCTTATCTGCCAAATCAGGTAATGATACAGAAAGTCCATATTTAATAAAAAAGAATGCTGCAACTCAGTTAGTGGTCAATGGCAAGCCATTCCTTATGTTAGGAGGAGAGTTGGGAAATTCATCAGCATCTTCTTTGGATGATATAAGTAGGATTTTCCCTAAACTTGAGAAGATGGGACTCAATACGGTATTAGTTCCTGCTTGCTGGGAACTCATTGAAAAAGAAGAAGGCAAGTATGATTATTCAATAATTGATGGAGCCATTGATCAGGCTCGCAAAAATAATCTGAAAATTATATTTCTATGGTTTGGATCATGGAAGAATTCCATGCCTTGCTACGCTCCTATGTGGATAAAGGAAAATCAAAAAAAATATCCTCGTGCTGTAACCAAATCAGGCAAATCACTTGAAATGATGTCTGCTTTTTCGGAATCTAACCTAAATATTGATAAACGTGTTTTTTCTCATTTTCTGAATCATTTGGCAGAATATGATAAAAAAGACCAGACTGTAATCATGATACAGGTTGAGAATGAAATAGGTATGCTTGAAGATGCCCGCGAATATGGAAAGATAGCAGATCAGAGATTTAATTCGGATGTTCCTGGGAAGTTTATAGAATACCTGAGGAAAAACAAAAAAAATATTCAACCTTCATTATTAAAGAAGTGGGAGGCCAATGGGTTCAAGAGTAAAGGATCATGGAGTGAAATCTTTGGTGAAGGTCTTGATACGGATGAATTATTTATGGCTTATGTTTATGCTGAATATGTTCAGCAAATAGCTAAAGCCGGGAAAGAAAAATATAATATACCTATGTATTTGAATGCTGCGCTGAATTCCAGAGGAAGAAAGCCTGGTGCATATCCTAGTGCGGGCCCTTTGGCTCATTTGCTGGATGTGTGGAGATTTGTAGCGCCTTCAATTGATATTCTGGCTCCGGATATTTATGATCCAGGCTTTGCAAACTGGTGCAAGCAATACCATAATAACGGAAATCCTTTGTTTATTCCCGAAATCAGACTTGAAGAAGCAAATGCAGCCAGAGTTTTTTATGCTTTTGGAGAACATGATGCAATGGGATTTAGTCCATTCTCTATTGAGGATGTTGCTGATCCAGAGAATTATCCGCTGACCAAAAGCTATTCTATTCTTCATCAGCTTTATCCTATTTTAGCAGAAAAACAAGGATTAGGTAAAACAAATGGAGTTCTTTTTGATAATGAAAGCAGAGAAAGAACAATTGAACGAAATAATTACAGGTTCATATTCAAACATGACAACACATTGGGTTGGAGTCCGAAAGCCAAAGACGGAAGCATTTGGCCTGAAGTTGGTGCTTTGATTATTGAATTGTCTCCTACAGAATATATTGTTGCCGGAACCGGAGTAGTTCTTAGCTTTGAAACTCTTGATAATAAGAAAAAAGCTGGGATTGGTTACATAGACAAGATAAAAATAGAAAATGGTAAAATTGTTCCAATTAGAAGATTAAACGGAGATCAAAGTCATCAGGGAAGACATTTGCGTATTCCGGTAGGAGAGTGGGATATTCAATATGTAAAACTGTATGAATATTAA